From a single Streptomyces sp. NBC_00377 genomic region:
- a CDS encoding carbohydrate ABC transporter permease: MTRRAVARALVYLSLIAAALVVLLPLGVVLLTSLKTGNETANGSGALAPPDDPFNFHNYVTAFQDGGMLTAFGNTAFILVVSVGGTVLIGSMTAYAIDRFTFRFRKAVIALFLVAALVPGVTTQVATFQIVHSLGMFDTRWAPIALYLGTDIVSIYIFMQFVRSIPISLDEAARLDGANAFTIYRKIIFPLLKPAIATVVIVKGIAVYNDFYIPFLYMPSQDLGVISTSLFRFKGPYAAHWETISAGAVLVILPTLIVFLALQKYIYNGFMRGATK, from the coding sequence ATGACACGCCGAGCCGTCGCCCGTGCCCTCGTGTATCTGTCGCTGATCGCCGCCGCGCTGGTCGTCCTGCTCCCGCTGGGCGTCGTCCTGCTGACGTCCCTGAAGACCGGGAACGAGACGGCGAACGGCAGCGGGGCGCTCGCGCCGCCGGACGACCCGTTCAACTTCCACAACTACGTGACGGCGTTCCAGGACGGGGGAATGCTCACGGCGTTCGGCAACACGGCCTTCATCCTCGTCGTCTCCGTCGGCGGGACCGTGCTCATCGGCTCGATGACGGCGTACGCGATCGACCGGTTCACCTTCCGGTTCCGCAAAGCGGTGATCGCCCTGTTCCTGGTCGCCGCGCTGGTCCCCGGGGTGACCACCCAGGTGGCCACCTTCCAGATCGTCCACAGCCTCGGCATGTTCGACACCCGCTGGGCCCCGATCGCCCTGTACCTGGGCACGGACATCGTCTCGATCTACATCTTCATGCAGTTCGTGCGTTCGATCCCGATCTCACTGGACGAGGCCGCCCGCCTCGACGGCGCCAACGCGTTCACGATCTACCGCAAGATCATCTTTCCGCTGCTGAAACCCGCGATCGCGACGGTCGTGATCGTGAAGGGGATCGCCGTCTACAACGACTTCTACATCCCCTTCCTCTACATGCCCTCACAGGATCTTGGCGTGATCTCGACGTCCCTGTTCCGCTTCAAGGGCCCCTACGCCGCCCACTGGGAGACGATCTCGGCAGGAGCCGTGCTGGTCATCCTGCCGACCCTGATCGTCTTCCTCGCGCTCCAGAAGTACATCTACAACGGTTTCATGAGAGGAGCGACGAAGTAG
- a CDS encoding ribonuclease D, protein MTDAQETAAASSLRTTGGAPPDDGGSTESGAPTPLLEPREGIPPVIADEASLAEVIAAFAAGSGPVAVDAERASGYRYGQRAYLVQLRREGAGTALIDPVGCPDLSALGEALSGAEWVLHAATQDLPCLREIGMVPTRLFDTELAGRLAGFPRVGLGAMVEGVLGFVLEKGHSAVDWSTRPLPEPWLRYAALDVELLVDLRDALEKELDRQGKLDWARQEFDAIASAPPPEPRKDPWRRTSGMHKVRRRRQLGVVRELWEARDRIAQRRDVSPGKVLSDAAIVEAALSLPVNVQALAALNGFGHRMGRRQLEQWQAAVDRAKAFSESQLPQPGQPVAGPPPPRAWADKDPVAAARLSAARAAVSALAEELNMPQENLIAPDAVRRVCWEPPAAEPEAVAGALASYGARPWQVEQVTPVLVEALAASAA, encoded by the coding sequence GTGACCGACGCCCAAGAAACCGCAGCAGCCAGTTCACTGCGAACCACCGGAGGCGCCCCTCCGGACGACGGCGGATCGACTGAATCCGGGGCGCCGACACCTCTGCTCGAACCGCGCGAGGGCATTCCTCCCGTGATCGCCGACGAGGCCTCCCTGGCCGAGGTGATCGCCGCCTTCGCGGCCGGTTCCGGCCCCGTCGCCGTCGACGCCGAGCGCGCCTCCGGCTACCGCTACGGGCAGCGCGCCTATCTGGTGCAGCTGCGTCGCGAGGGCGCCGGCACCGCGTTGATCGATCCGGTGGGCTGCCCCGACCTCTCCGCGCTCGGCGAGGCGCTGTCCGGCGCGGAATGGGTGCTGCACGCGGCCACCCAGGACCTGCCGTGTCTGCGCGAGATAGGCATGGTGCCGACGCGGTTGTTCGACACCGAGCTGGCCGGACGGCTCGCCGGGTTCCCGCGGGTCGGCCTCGGCGCGATGGTCGAGGGAGTGCTGGGCTTCGTCCTCGAGAAGGGCCACTCCGCGGTGGACTGGTCGACCCGGCCCCTGCCCGAGCCGTGGCTGCGGTACGCGGCTCTCGACGTCGAGCTCCTGGTCGACCTGCGTGACGCGCTGGAGAAGGAGCTGGACCGGCAGGGCAAGCTGGACTGGGCCCGTCAGGAGTTCGACGCGATCGCGTCCGCCCCGCCGCCCGAGCCCCGCAAGGACCCCTGGCGTCGCACGTCCGGCATGCACAAGGTGCGCCGCCGGCGGCAGCTGGGTGTGGTGCGGGAGCTGTGGGAGGCCCGGGACCGGATCGCGCAGCGGCGGGACGTGTCGCCGGGCAAGGTGCTCTCGGACGCGGCCATCGTGGAGGCGGCGCTGTCCCTCCCGGTGAACGTGCAGGCGCTGGCGGCGCTGAACGGGTTCGGGCACCGGATGGGCCGGCGGCAGCTGGAGCAGTGGCAGGCGGCAGTCGACCGGGCGAAGGCGTTCAGCGAGTCGCAGCTGCCGCAGCCCGGTCAGCCGGTGGCCGGGCCTCCCCCGCCGCGTGCGTGGGCCGACAAGGACCCCGTGGCGGCGGCGCGGCTGTCCGCGGCGCGGGCCGCTGTCTCCGCGCTGGCCGAGGAGCTGAACATGCCTCAGGAGAACCTGATCGCTCCGGACGCGGTGCGGCGGGTCTGCTGGGAGCCTCCGGCGGCCGAGCCGGAGGCTGTCGCCGGCGCCCTCGCCTCGTACGGGGCGCGGCCGTGGCAGGTGGAGCAGGTCACGCCGGTGCTGGTCGAGGCGCTGGCCGCCTCGGCTGCCTGA
- a CDS encoding helix-turn-helix transcriptional regulator has protein sequence MSVLLEQPASLVAYRPNKPTAMVVVADPRVRSTVTRHLWALGVRDVIEASSIAEARPRVGNPRDICVADVHLPDGSGLTLLSETRAAGWPNGLALSAADDIGAVRNALAGGVKGYVVTGTRTNLGLPSRPGAAPMGSAARMHRRPPGAPSHPGGYRELSGREVEVLRLVAEGQSNKAIGVSMGLSALTVKSHLARIARKLGTGDRAGMVAVALRTGIIH, from the coding sequence GTGTCCGTTCTCCTCGAGCAGCCCGCAAGCCTGGTCGCCTACCGCCCGAACAAGCCCACCGCCATGGTGGTCGTGGCCGACCCGCGCGTCCGCTCCACCGTCACCCGCCACCTGTGGGCGCTCGGTGTACGCGACGTCATCGAGGCCTCGTCCATCGCGGAGGCTCGTCCCCGCGTCGGCAACCCCCGCGACATCTGCGTCGCCGACGTCCACCTGCCCGACGGCTCCGGCCTCACCCTGCTGTCGGAGACCCGCGCCGCGGGCTGGCCCAACGGGCTCGCCCTCTCCGCCGCCGACGACATCGGCGCCGTGCGCAACGCCCTCGCGGGCGGCGTCAAGGGCTACGTGGTCACCGGCACCCGCACCAACCTCGGCCTCCCCAGCCGTCCCGGTGCGGCACCCATGGGCTCCGCCGCCCGTATGCACCGCCGCCCCCCGGGTGCCCCGAGCCACCCGGGCGGCTACCGCGAGCTCTCCGGCCGTGAGGTCGAGGTGCTCCGACTGGTCGCGGAAGGCCAGTCGAACAAGGCCATCGGCGTCTCCATGGGCCTGTCCGCGCTGACCGTCAAGAGCCACCTCGCCCGCATCGCCCGCAAGCTCGGCACGGGTGACCGCGCCGGCATGGTCGCGGTGGCCCTGCGGACCGGCATCATCCACTGA
- a CDS encoding ABC transporter substrate-binding protein, with the protein MNRRTVLLLTTVTGAALLLPGCTGTGGSAKGAEAEAPDDPSKVGGTITVLTVRTDLVQDGTMKKYAAEFNRTYPKVKVEFQALTDYEAEIKIRMNTDDYGDVLLIPAVIKKDDYPKFFASLGTAAERGKKYRFTDFTTVDGKVYGQSPVGVMPGFVYNKRVWKQAGVTRWPTSPAEFLADLKAIKAKTDAVPYYTNFAAQWPLTSWTYVDGAVHCDPQATTKLAEGDPWAQGADLRVGDTLLYDIVKQGLAEKDPTTSNWEQSKPRTAKGEIATQWLGTWAIIQFQDAARKAGVNPDDIGFMPFPTRTDGTFCATVGPDYNQAVNVHSPHKEAARAWIDWFTDKSGYDKDNLAISPLKNAAMPEVLKPYEEAGVKLIELDDSAGARVKLIDDRSEIGIYKPEYRQDLVDLARGAKKGSLDDFLGGLGEKWTETQADVSD; encoded by the coding sequence ATGAACCGCCGTACAGTCCTGCTCCTCACCACGGTCACGGGAGCCGCCCTGCTGCTCCCGGGCTGCACCGGCACCGGAGGCAGCGCGAAGGGCGCGGAAGCCGAAGCTCCCGACGACCCGTCGAAGGTCGGCGGCACCATCACGGTCCTCACCGTGCGCACCGACCTCGTGCAGGACGGCACGATGAAGAAGTACGCCGCCGAGTTCAACAGGACCTATCCCAAGGTCAAGGTGGAGTTCCAGGCCCTCACCGACTACGAGGCCGAGATCAAGATCCGCATGAACACCGACGACTACGGCGATGTCCTGCTGATCCCGGCGGTCATCAAGAAGGACGACTACCCGAAGTTCTTCGCCTCCCTGGGCACCGCCGCCGAACGCGGCAAGAAGTACCGGTTCACCGACTTCACCACCGTCGACGGCAAGGTCTACGGACAGAGTCCGGTCGGCGTGATGCCGGGCTTCGTCTACAACAAGCGGGTCTGGAAACAGGCGGGGGTCACCCGATGGCCCACCAGCCCGGCCGAGTTCCTCGCCGACCTGAAGGCGATCAAGGCGAAGACCGACGCGGTGCCGTACTACACCAACTTCGCCGCGCAGTGGCCGCTGACCTCGTGGACGTACGTCGACGGCGCGGTGCACTGCGACCCGCAGGCGACCACGAAACTCGCCGAGGGCGACCCGTGGGCCCAGGGCGCCGACCTGCGCGTCGGGGACACGCTGCTGTACGACATCGTCAAGCAGGGCCTCGCCGAGAAGGACCCCACGACCAGCAACTGGGAGCAGTCCAAGCCCCGGACGGCCAAGGGCGAGATCGCCACGCAGTGGCTCGGCACCTGGGCGATCATCCAGTTCCAGGACGCCGCGAGGAAGGCCGGCGTGAACCCGGACGACATCGGTTTCATGCCGTTCCCCACCCGGACGGACGGCACGTTCTGCGCGACCGTCGGGCCCGACTACAACCAGGCCGTGAACGTCCACTCCCCGCACAAGGAGGCGGCCCGCGCCTGGATCGACTGGTTCACCGACAAGTCCGGCTACGACAAGGACAACCTGGCGATCTCCCCGCTCAAGAACGCGGCCATGCCCGAGGTGCTCAAGCCGTACGAGGAGGCCGGCGTCAAGCTCATCGAGCTCGACGACTCGGCGGGCGCCCGGGTCAAGCTGATCGACGACCGGTCCGAGATCGGCATCTACAAGCCCGAGTACCGCCAGGACCTGGTCGATCTCGCACGCGGCGCCAAGAAGGGCAGCCTGGACGACTTCCTCGGCGGCCTCGGCGAGAAGTGGACCGAGACGCAAGCGGACGTGAGCGACTGA
- a CDS encoding carbohydrate ABC transporter permease encodes MAHAHTHPPSPRAGQTATGTGRPSAKDAAPAPAPAPRRARTWRLLTPWLFLLAPLTLLITFTYAPIANMVAYSFTDWDGVSPDLHYTGAENYAEIFTREDLFQVFWVSGYYLAASVVQIAAALYFATILSFDIRFRTFFKGVLFFPSLVNGVAIGFVFLYFFQDGGTFDTVLGLFGYHTDHAWLGTPVSANVSLAGVSIWRYLGMNFVLFLGAIQSVPGELYEAAELDGAGRWHQFRHIILPGIKPVLTLTVILSVSGSLSAFEIPYIMTGGATGTETFVIQTVKLAFRFNKTGLASAAAVVLLLIILLVTWVQRRLVPDDRVDLV; translated from the coding sequence ATGGCGCACGCGCACACGCACCCCCCGTCGCCCCGCGCCGGGCAGACGGCCACCGGGACGGGGAGACCGTCTGCGAAGGACGCCGCTCCCGCTCCCGCACCGGCCCCGCGCCGCGCGCGCACCTGGCGGCTGCTGACCCCCTGGCTGTTCCTGCTCGCCCCGCTCACCCTGCTGATCACGTTCACCTACGCGCCGATCGCCAACATGGTGGCGTACAGCTTCACCGACTGGGACGGGGTGAGCCCCGACCTGCACTACACCGGCGCCGAGAACTACGCCGAGATCTTCACCAGGGAGGATCTCTTCCAGGTGTTCTGGGTCAGCGGCTACTACCTGGCCGCCTCGGTGGTCCAGATCGCCGCCGCGCTGTACTTCGCGACCATCCTGAGTTTCGACATCCGCTTCCGCACCTTCTTCAAAGGCGTGCTGTTCTTCCCGTCCCTGGTCAACGGGGTGGCCATCGGTTTCGTCTTCCTCTACTTCTTCCAGGACGGCGGGACCTTCGACACGGTGCTCGGCCTCTTCGGGTACCACACCGACCACGCGTGGCTCGGCACCCCGGTCTCGGCGAACGTCTCCCTGGCGGGCGTCTCGATCTGGCGCTACCTCGGCATGAACTTCGTCCTGTTCCTCGGCGCGATCCAGTCCGTCCCGGGGGAGCTCTATGAGGCGGCCGAACTGGACGGCGCCGGCCGGTGGCACCAGTTCCGCCACATCATCCTGCCCGGCATCAAGCCGGTGCTGACCCTGACGGTGATCCTGTCCGTCTCCGGCTCCCTCTCGGCCTTCGAGATCCCGTACATCATGACCGGCGGGGCGACCGGCACCGAGACGTTCGTGATCCAGACCGTGAAGCTGGCCTTCCGGTTCAACAAGACGGGACTCGCCTCGGCCGCGGCGGTCGTGCTGCTGCTGATCATCCTGCTGGTGACCTGGGTGCAGCGACGTCTCGTCCCCGACGACAGGGTGGACCTCGTATGA
- a CDS encoding rhomboid family intramembrane serine protease, with protein sequence MVIPVHDVNPVRRTPVVTYALIAANVFVFLFMPGLSGSVAGDSSLAQTCHLHAFLEHYAAVPRELIHHQLPQLVPTGEVRGAACVVNPPGYEKSPALSVLTAMFLHGGWLHLLGNMLFLLIFGNNIEDRMGHVRFALFYVACGYAASYGFAVLNADSTDPLIGASGAIAGVLGAYLVLYPKARVWVLVPFLVFLPLRLPAWLVLGFWFVLQAVYSSGEGVSGAGTVAYAAHVVGFLAGMLLAWPLKAGTPPPPEPRGLLFGRRARPRHSW encoded by the coding sequence GTGGTCATCCCCGTCCATGACGTGAATCCCGTGCGCCGGACCCCGGTGGTGACGTACGCCCTCATCGCGGCGAACGTCTTCGTCTTCCTGTTCATGCCCGGTCTGTCGGGCTCCGTGGCGGGCGACAGCAGCCTGGCCCAGACCTGTCACCTGCACGCCTTCCTGGAACACTATGCGGCCGTGCCACGCGAGTTGATCCACCATCAGCTGCCGCAGCTCGTCCCCACCGGCGAAGTCCGCGGCGCGGCCTGTGTGGTGAACCCGCCGGGCTACGAGAAGTCGCCCGCGCTGAGCGTCCTCACCGCGATGTTCCTGCACGGCGGCTGGCTGCACCTGCTGGGCAACATGCTGTTCCTGCTGATCTTCGGCAACAACATCGAGGACCGCATGGGGCACGTCCGCTTCGCGCTCTTCTACGTCGCCTGCGGTTACGCGGCCTCGTACGGCTTCGCCGTCCTCAACGCCGACTCGACCGACCCGCTGATCGGTGCGTCGGGGGCGATCGCCGGCGTGCTGGGCGCCTACCTGGTGCTGTATCCGAAGGCCCGGGTGTGGGTGCTCGTCCCGTTCCTGGTGTTCCTGCCGCTGCGCCTGCCGGCCTGGCTGGTGCTGGGCTTCTGGTTCGTGCTCCAGGCCGTGTACTCCTCCGGCGAGGGCGTCTCCGGCGCGGGCACCGTGGCCTACGCGGCGCACGTCGTCGGCTTCCTCGCGGGCATGCTGCTCGCCTGGCCGCTCAAGGCGGGCACTCCCCCGCCGCCGGAGCCGCGCGGTCTGCTGTTCGGCAGACGGGCGCGCCCCCGGCACAGCTGGTGA
- the hemE gene encoding uroporphyrinogen decarboxylase yields MSANESPAGRQPTATYDSAFLKACRREPVPHTPVWFMRQAGRSLPEYRKVREGVAMLDSCMRPELVTEITLQPVRRHDVDAAIYFSDIVVPLKAIGIDLDIKPGVGPVVERPIRTRADLAQLRDLTPDDVSYVTEAIGLLTAELGATPLIGFAGAPFTLASYLVEGGPSRTYENAKAMMYGDPELWADLLDRLAEITSAFLKVQIEAGASAVQLFDSWAGALAPADYRRSVLPASAKVFRAVEGYGVPRIHFGVGTGELLRLMGEAGADVVGVDWRVPLDEAVRRVGPGKALQGNLDPTVLFAGTEAVEAKAREVLDAAAGLEGHVFNLGHGVMPSTDPDALTRLVEYVHTQTAR; encoded by the coding sequence GTGAGTGCGAACGAGAGCCCGGCGGGCCGGCAGCCGACAGCGACCTACGACAGTGCCTTCCTCAAGGCGTGCAGGCGCGAACCGGTGCCGCACACGCCCGTGTGGTTCATGCGGCAGGCCGGGCGCTCACTGCCCGAGTACCGCAAGGTCCGCGAGGGCGTCGCGATGCTCGACTCCTGCATGCGGCCCGAGCTGGTCACCGAGATCACCCTCCAGCCGGTGCGCCGGCACGACGTGGACGCGGCGATCTACTTCAGCGACATCGTCGTCCCGCTCAAGGCCATCGGCATCGACCTCGACATCAAGCCGGGCGTCGGACCGGTCGTCGAGCGCCCGATCCGCACCCGCGCCGACCTCGCCCAGCTGCGCGACCTCACCCCCGACGACGTCTCCTACGTCACCGAGGCCATCGGCCTGCTGACGGCCGAGCTCGGCGCCACCCCCCTCATCGGCTTCGCCGGCGCTCCTTTCACCCTCGCGAGCTACCTCGTCGAGGGCGGCCCGTCCCGCACGTACGAGAACGCCAAGGCGATGATGTACGGCGACCCCGAGCTCTGGGCCGACCTGCTGGACCGCCTCGCTGAGATCACCTCCGCCTTCCTGAAGGTGCAGATCGAGGCGGGCGCGAGCGCCGTCCAGCTGTTCGACTCCTGGGCCGGCGCGCTCGCCCCGGCCGACTACCGCCGCTCCGTGCTGCCCGCCTCCGCGAAGGTCTTCCGCGCGGTCGAGGGGTACGGCGTCCCGCGCATCCACTTCGGGGTCGGCACCGGCGAGCTGCTGCGGCTCATGGGCGAGGCCGGAGCGGACGTCGTCGGCGTCGACTGGCGCGTCCCGCTCGACGAGGCCGTCCGCCGGGTCGGCCCCGGCAAGGCGCTCCAGGGCAACCTCGACCCGACCGTCCTGTTCGCCGGGACCGAGGCCGTCGAGGCCAAGGCCCGAGAGGTCCTCGACGCGGCCGCCGGCCTGGAGGGCCACGTCTTCAACCTCGGACACGGCGTCATGCCGTCCACCGACCCGGACGCGCTCACCCGTCTCGTCGAGTACGTCCACACACAGACCGCCCGCTGA
- a CDS encoding DUF3000 domain-containing protein encodes MDDANEGGGDGNRSAPPPFRAAVEALRAARLRPQIEVEPTPAPKRLAPFAYALEATVVDGEQDLADGRLVLLHDPAGHDAWHGTFRLVTLVRAELEPEMAADPLLPEVCWSWLTGALQARGLAYGEPSGTVTRASSHYFGGLAERPAASQIEIRASWTPREGLGGVPETGAHLASWCDLLAQVAGLPPAGPGDASVVTLPQRRGPQSR; translated from the coding sequence ATGGATGACGCGAACGAGGGGGGCGGGGACGGGAACAGGTCGGCTCCACCGCCCTTCCGGGCGGCCGTCGAGGCGCTGAGGGCGGCGCGGTTGCGCCCGCAGATCGAGGTCGAGCCGACACCGGCTCCCAAACGGCTCGCCCCGTTCGCGTACGCCCTGGAGGCGACGGTCGTGGACGGCGAGCAGGACCTGGCCGACGGCCGGCTGGTGCTGCTGCACGACCCGGCGGGTCACGACGCCTGGCACGGGACGTTCCGGCTGGTCACGCTCGTGCGGGCCGAGCTGGAGCCGGAGATGGCCGCGGACCCGCTGCTGCCGGAGGTGTGCTGGTCGTGGCTGACCGGTGCGCTCCAGGCGCGCGGGCTGGCCTACGGCGAGCCGAGCGGGACCGTCACGCGGGCCAGTTCGCACTACTTCGGCGGGCTGGCGGAGCGTCCGGCGGCCTCCCAGATCGAGATCCGGGCCTCCTGGACGCCGCGCGAGGGCCTGGGCGGGGTTCCGGAGACGGGGGCGCATCTGGCGTCCTGGTGCGATCTGCTGGCCCAGGTGGCCGGGCTGCCGCCGGCCGGGCCGGGCGACGCGTCGGTGGTGACGCTGCCGCAGCGCAGGGGGCCCCAGTCGCGTTGA